In Chrysoperla carnea chromosome 2, inChrCarn1.1, whole genome shotgun sequence, the following proteins share a genomic window:
- the LOC123291945 gene encoding derlin-2: MAYQLLWQEYMQIPVVTRAYTTACVVTTLAVQLDLISPFQLYFNPILILQQAQIWRLITTFLFFGTVGFNFFFNMIFTYRYCRMLEEGSFRGRSADFVTMFLFGATCMIFFAFFINLLFLGQALTIMLVYVWSRRNPLVRMNFFGLLNFQAPYLPWVLLGFSVLLGNALYVDLMGMAVGHMYYFMEDVFPHQRGGFRLLKTPTILKRLFDPMDQDPAYTPLPEERPGGFNWGNDNVAPGAADQQLPN, translated from the exons atggcatATCAATTATTATGGCAAGAGTATATGCAAATACCCGTGGTAACAAGGGCATATACCACGGCCTGTGTTGTTACAACACTAGCAGTG cAATTGGATTTGATATCAccatttcaattatattttaatcctATACTAATATTACAACAAGCGCAAATTTGGCGATTAATAACAACATTTCTATTTTTTGGAACTGTaggatttaatttcttttttaatatgatattcaCTTATCGATATTGTCGTATGCTAGAAGAGGGTTCATTTAGAGGACGTAGCGCTGATTTTGTAACAATGTTCCTATTTGGAGCTACATGCATGATT TTTTTTGccttttttattaacttattatttttaggaCAAGCTTTAACTATTATGTTGGTTTATGTATGGTCTAGAAGGAATCCTTTAGTCCGAATGAATTTTTtcggtttattaaattttcaa gcTCCATATTTACCATGGGTTCTATTAGGATTTTCGGTATTATTGGGTAACGCATTGTACGTAGATTTAATGGGAATGGCAGTAGGTCACATGTATTACTTTATGGAAGATGTATTCCCACATCAACGAGGGGGATTTAGATTACTTAAAACACCAACTATATT GAAAAGATTATTCGATCCAATGGATCAAGATCCAGCATATACACCATTACCTGAAGAACGTCCCGGCGGTTTCAATTGGGGGAATGATAATGTTGCACCAGGTGCAGCCGATCAACAGTTAcctaattaa